From a single Lolium rigidum isolate FL_2022 chromosome 7, APGP_CSIRO_Lrig_0.1, whole genome shotgun sequence genomic region:
- the LOC124671314 gene encoding BTB/POZ and MATH domain-containing protein 2-like, with the protein MLQRKARTGVRRAPRGAQATARRPRTAAGRGALRWGAGLARRAKRRLFDGFGHDTRPGSGGVQAESSPVARQQVMPRFVTPFAGVSVLTDVGLSSSTMSVVDSGAASGYHLLVVDGYSQTKRLDNGVGIRSRPFIVGGHRWCIDYLPNGFNSEYADYISLFAALVDDDDGAARPVKAWFRFSFIDEVEKQEATLIRAAYVCTFCSNDINGAWGDSNFIKRDVLEQSENLKNDCFTIRFDIMICEDLNTKVPLSCISQHFNHLLQTKVGADVTFEVSGEIFLAHRCVLASRSTVFTALLFGSVKEGTKADVIQIKDMKAQVFKALLTFIYTDAFPDMEREEAEVKAETTRFEMWLEWLKDLTVAAGRYDLQHLRFSCEELLSKAIGEITVPKILDIAVQYHCHRLKEKCLQFLQNVSSSSLQKLMATNSWKHIILSHPYVLNELIAKLAAKCNGSDKATDLYDILPPPSTLPSYADRLLNLEW; encoded by the exons ATGTTGCAGAGAAAAGCAAGGACCGGCGTACGGCGTGCTCCCCGCGGTGCGCAGGCAACGGCCCGGCGTCCTCGTACTGCCGCCGGCCGCGGCGCGCTTCGCTGGGGCGCGGGGCTAGCGCGGCGAGCAAAGCGGCGACTTTTCGATGGCTTCGGACATGACACTCGACCTGGTAGCGGGGGCGTGCAAGCTGAGAGTTCACCTGTTGCGAGGCAGCAGGTCATGCCCAG ATTCGTCACGCCGTTCGCCGGTGTATCTGTCTTGACCGATGTCGGGCTGTCGTCTTCCACCATGTCGGTTGTCGACTCGGGCGCGGCCAGCGGGTACCACCTGCTAGTAGTGGATGGGTACTCGCAGACCAAAAGGCTAGACAATGGCGTGGGCATCAGATCTCGCCCATTCATTGTAGGAGGCCATCGCTGGTGCATCGATTACTTACCCAACGGTTTCAACTCGGAGTATGCAGACTACATCTCTCTCTTTGCTGCCcttgttgatgatgatgacggtGCTGCAAGACCTGTGAAGGCGTGGTTCAGGTTTAGTTTCATTGATGAGGTTGAGAAGCAAGAGGCAACACTCATTCGTGCTGCTTATGTATGCACCTTCTGCAGCAATGATATTAATGGAGCTTGGGGCGATTCGAATTTTATAAAAAGAGATGTGCTTGAACAATCAGAGAATCTTAAGAACGATTGTTTCACCATCCGGTTTGACATCATGATTTGCGAGGACCTCAACACTAAGGTGCCACTGTCTTGCATAAGTCAGCATTTCAACCATCTCCTTCAAACAAAGGTGGGCGCTGATGTAACATTTGAGGTTAGCGGCGAGATATTCCTTGCACACCGGTGTGTGCTTGCGTCCCGATCTACGGTCTTCACGGCGCTGCTCTTTGGCTCCGTGAAGGAGGGCACCAAGGCAGATGTCATACAGATCAAAGACATGAAAGCTCAAGTGTTCAAGGCTTTGCTCACTTTCATCTACACAGATGCATTTCCTGACATGGAGCGGGAAGAAGCAGAAGTCAAGGCAGAAACAACACGTTTTGAAATGTGGCTGGAATGGCTGAAGGACTTGACTGTGGCGGCAGGCAGATATGATCTCCAACACCTTAGGTTCTCCTGTGAAGAGCTGTTGTCCAAGGCCATAGGTGAAATCACGGTACCAAAAATTCTTGATATAGCTGTGCAGTACCATTGCCATAGGTTGAAGGAGAAGTGCTTGCAATTCCTCCAAAACGTATCTTCCTCAAGTCTGCAAAAATTAATGGCGACCAATAGCTGGAAGCATATAATTCTGTCACATCCCTATGTTTTGAATGAGCTCATTGCCAAGCTTGCTGCAAAGTGTAATGGGTCTGACAAAGCTACGGATTTATATGACATCTTGCCCCCGCCATCTACGTTACCATCATATGCTGACAGGTTGTTGAATTTGGAATGGTAA